One Hevea brasiliensis isolate MT/VB/25A 57/8 chromosome 6, ASM3005281v1, whole genome shotgun sequence genomic window, AATATCTCTAGCCCAATTATTGTCTGTATAACCAACAAGTTTTATACTATTAATACTTGAATAAAATATGCCATCTTCAAGTGTACCTTTaatgtatctcaaaattcactttGCAGCTTGCCAATGGGATTGTCATGGTGAATCCATAAATCTGCTtgtaattccaactccatagataGTGTTAGGTTTGGTTGCTGTTAGGTACCTTAAACATCCAACAATTCTTCTAAATTTGTTGCATCAACCAAAACACCACTACCATCTTTTATAAGCTTTAATCTTTCTTCAACTAGAGTTAGATTGGCTTGCATGCTTCCATCTTGAATTTCTTCAAAACATCTTATGCATATTTTCTTTATGAGATAAATATGACTTCATTTGTTTGCTTCACCTCAATACCAAGAAAATAAGACATCAAGCCCATATCTATCATCTCGAACTGAGCAATCATAGCCTCCCTTAATTCTGATAGCAGGTTTGAATTATTGCCAGTGAAGATTAAGTCATCCACAGACAAATAGACAATGATAGTATCTCCATCTTTGTTGGTCTTGACATACAAAGTATGCTCATACAGGCACTTATGAAAAACTAAGATCAAGAAAATAGGAGTTAATACGAGTATATCGTGCCCTTAGTGCTTATTTCAAACTGTATAAAGCTTTTCTCAAGTGATAAATTTTATCTTTTTCACCCTTCTTTTCATAGCCTGACTGTTATTCAGTATAAACTTCTTCTTCAAGTACACCATTTACGAATGCTGACTCGACATCCATTTAGTATATTTTCCAATGGTTTTGAGTACTAAGAGAAATGATCATACGTATAGTATCTAACCTTGCAATAGGAGAAAATGCTTAAAAGTAATCAATGCCTAGCTCGCCTCTCTTGCCTTAAAGCTTTCCACCTCTCCATTTGGCTTATACTTCATCTTGTATGCTCATTTGACTCCAATTGGCTTCCTTCCTCTTGGTAGAGTAGTTAACTCCTATGTATTGTCCCTTTCAATGGCATGAATCTCTTCATTCATTGCTTTGATCCAACGATCATCATTAGCTGCTTCCTTAAACATTACTGGATCACAGTCTACAAAAAAAAACATAATTGGCAACATTTTTCTCATCATCATCACCAAGATCTTTATCATCACCAAATTTATAATCTTGTAAATAAGCAGGTGGACGACGTTCACATTGTGAGCGTTTAGATATAGGAGGAGATGACACTTCTGAAATTGGAGGAGAAGACTGCTCACCACTGTGATCAATTGTTGCCACTTTATTATTAATGAACACTGATACTAGTAATAATCTCTTTACTTCTTCTGATCAATCCCATACTCCATCTTCATCAAAAGTGACATCTCAGCTGATAATCAACTTTTGAGTCTTTGGGTTGTATAGCTTGTACTCCTTTATTTCTAAACTATAGCCAATGAAGATGCATTTTTCTGCCTTGTAATCTAGCTTCTTTctcaattcattaggtatatgtGAGCAGGCATACAACCAAACACCCTCACATGACTGAGATTAGGCTTTCATTTGCTCCATGCTTCTTGTGGAGTTTTATCACGAAGACTTTTAACAAGGCACCTATTCAAGTTGTAAGCAGCACACGCCAAACCTCTGCCCAGAAACTTTTAGGCAACTTTTTACAGTCCAACATGCTTCTCACCGTATCCATGATAGTTCTGTTTTTTCTTTCTGCCACTCCATCTTGTTGAGGAGTATACCTAGAAGTCAACTAATGCTTAATTCCATGCTTTCTCAAGTAATCATCACAAACAATATATTCAGTGCCTCTACCAGTTCTCAAAGTTTTGATAGAATGATCACTTTATTTTTTAACATAAGCCACAAAATTCTTAAGTACTTCACATGCATCAAACTTTTGCTTTAAGAAATAAACCCATGCCTTTCTATTGAAATCATGaatgaaattaatgaaatatttgtTACCTCCATTAAATAATACCTCCACATAGCATAAGCCTAAATGCATGAGCTCAAGCGATCCTTTGGCTCTTCATGCCTGCCTTGTAAGAAATGGATCTCTATGCTTCTTTCCCACAACACAAGTCTAACAAATCTGACCTAGAACTTGAATAATTGGCAAGCCTGAAACCACTCCTTATTTGCAAGGAATTTGATGCTTCCAAAATTCAAGTGTCCAATACTCATATGCTATAGCCAATTATTATCAATAATTATGGAATCATAGTAAGAAGAATTACCATAATTGATAAGTAAGAAGTAGATGGCTGGTTGATATCTTTGTCTTCAATATCACACCTTTCTTTATATCACTTATAATGCACCCATGCTTGTTAAAACACAAGTTGTAGCGCTTTTCTGCTAGGTCCCACATTCAACAGAATTTGATAGATACTAGAAGCATAGTATATGTTAGAAATATAGTTTGAGGACCCATCCTTGACTTTGAAAAATCCTCCCTTTCCCTAAGACTGGAATTCTGTAGTTATCACCAAGCTTCACTGAAGAGCGAAAGGATTCATCTAGCTTAGAAAAAACTTCTCTATTACCACTTAAGTGATTACTGTAACCTGAATCTAGCAACCACTGGCTATCATTACTGCTACTAGTTTCATGACTATCTAGTAATAAGGTTTTTGgatcattatttggagcaactctggaatgatattttttattttctaatccTCAAGCATGGCACTCTCTGCTATAATGACCATATTTTTTGCAGTTATGGCACTGGATATGTGACTTGCATTTAGATTGATAGTGACCATGCTTCTTGCATTTATAACGTTGAATATTAGATTTGTCTTGAGAAGATTCATCACCTCTTGCTCCTTGTCTACTAGTGGTTCATAAATTTTTGCCTCCTATGCCTTTGTTGTTTTGGCCCCTTTGATTTTGCTCCATTCTATTTGAAGCAGTCTCCTTTTCACTCCTTAAATTCACTTGAGCCTTTAATGCTTGCTTCATTGTGTTTTACAACCTTTCATTCATCCACGTCTCACGTACCTCCAATGAAGCTTGTAGATCACTTAGAGTCATAATCTTAAGATCTTAGGATTCTTCAATAGTGGTTGCAATATAATTGAATTGATTCGTCAACAGTGGTTGCAATATAATTGAATTGATTCGTCAACGTCCGCAAAACTTTTTCCATCACTTTTTTCTCCTTCATTTGGGCACCATTATCTTTCATCTCGTTGACTAGCCTTTGTACTCATGAAAAATAATCACAAATATTTTCATCTTTACTTTGTTCCGTTAGCTCATACCGTCTTTTCAAACCTGTCAATTTGGTTCGTTTAACTGGATTTGCACCTTCATATGTTTTAAGTAGAATACTCCATGTCTCCTTTGTTGTTTTTGGCACGAAATATTTTTTCAAGAACTATCAATTCAATGGATTGACTGATCAAGAACAAGGCCTTTTCATTGAGAGAACGATCACGAACTAGTTGTTGTGTTTCTTCATTTGATGGTTTTTCTTTTTCAACGAAGCCTTTCTCCAAAATTTCTCCATAGCCATTGCTTTTCAAAAATAATTATATCAAATGCTTCTATATCGCAAAATTATTTTTTccattgaacttgaaaattgttgCCTGCACCTGGTGAACTTCTTGTACTCCTGTGTTTAAACTCGAAGGCATCTTGTTGTGACTACCTTTGATACCAGATGTTGACAATTAAAAGAGAATAATTGCCTGAATAAAAtggatttaatttaattcattcacaaactctcaaataattttattaattgaaaattaGTACAAACAATCCTCACATACTTAGCTTGTAAAAGCTTTTTCACTTGTTAACTCATTGGAGTTAGCTTACAAAATTCCTGACAATTATCTCTCAAGAATTTCCATCACACCTCTGTATATTGCAAGTCCTAATACTTGGTTCCGATTTATAGTATAATAGTAGCAGTGAAAGAGAAGAAAAACCAAAACTAGCCGACTCAATTAGCTAACAAATTGTTGGCTCAAGCTTGCTTCATTATTTACTGCCCACTTGTAGTTGTAAATGTCGACCAAGTTCAACATCTACTTGTTTAGCCGTAATTCTTCACAAGGAAGAGTTGAAAGGCGGTGGGCTACTTGATTTAACTCCCAACAAGAACCCATAATGAAAAGTTAAGGAAGAGCTTTTCCATTCGTAAGACAAAGCACTTGCTAAATTTCTCACTTTGTggcccattatatatatatatatatatatatatatatatatatatatatatgcatatgcACAGGAATTGTTGATAGCTTAAACACCTTCGGTTCTTAATATATAAAAACCGATGGTTCAATTAATTATCCTTAATTAACTAGCTCAAGTAACCAGTATATAAACTCAACTGAAGTCAAATTCTTTTTTAATGATTATTATAATAGAATtcaaaagaatttaatttaaatgatttgtgagaaaatttatgtatttttagtacaatttaaaataatagaattcatttGAATTATAATGTTTGAAACGATTGATAAGTGAAAtgaatatatttatttttcttattttatctttatttataaaaaaaataaattacgtAACTTAAGCAGAGATATTttgaatatttaataaaaaatttcattaaataaattaaattcctaAAAACTATGTGACTTTTCGCAtgaatttatttttctaaaataatttttttaattaaaaaaattctaaTTATTTTAAACTTTTCAGCACATAAGTAGTAATCAAATAGAatagaattgaattgaattcttttATTGTTAGACTTTTTAAGCACACTAATTCTTTAAttgagtttaatttaatttaattttaaaaaatgaactttttaatttaatttaaatttaaattatttaagtataaattaaATAGAAGAAATTATTAAAAGCGATGGTTCAATTAACCAATTAATGATTTGTAGACTCAAATCATATTAAAATCATCTTGGGAGTGGTTTCGGGTCTTCTATTTTGAAGCTTGAAAGTTGAAATAgataaatcgaaataaaattaatattgtgaataatttaaatcatgaaaaattaaCTCCGTCAATTGAacttaaatttgattaaattattattacATCTGAATTAAATTGCGGCCAATTATAATGATGATCATACTGATTAAAGCTGGAAGAAAATTGTCCATCAAAAGGAAGAcaaaaaaaagtaattaaaatataaaaaaagctgaattaatataataaaaatataaaagtaaattaaaaagtACATTAAAATGTTGATGCATCTTACATCCTGCTTTTGCCAatggaaatgaaattgaaatttcAATTATTACAATGCCTAACACAGACTAATAAAAATTTGTTTCAAAAATTTGTTTCAATGGAGCTCTCATGTTCTTCAAGCACTAGCAAAAAGCCTACATTTTTGCATAGACATCAGACAGGTTATTGGTTGAAATCAGTTTCAAAGAGTCAAACcgaaattgaattaatacaaatatcaaCTAAGTTAAACCATAACATGCACCAATGCCTGTTGATGCAGAGGATTGCTACTAACACCAATAGAATTGTGACATATGATGCACAGAAACTCCAATAGAACCACACCATATCAATACCACCATCATCTTCCTCTTCTACATCAATAgatggtgatggtggtggtgttTCATCAGTATTGCAGCTCCTATGAATGAGTGGTCTGCAAAGGCCAGGGTTACCTTTGTAACTATTTTCATCGAAAGTCCCAAATTGCCCTTTATCAAGGACTCTACCTGACAAATTGTTGTATGAAACATTGAAAGTTTCCAAAAAATTCAGTACAACTAGTTCATTAGGAATTTCACCATTCAAATTGTTGTTGCCAAGATCTAGGCTCTCTAAACTCCTTAAATTTGAAAAACGGACTGGTATAGATCCTGTTAGGTGATTGTTAGACAAATTTAATGACCGAATTCCATGCAGGTCTCCAATTTCTTGAGGAATTCTACCACTTAACTCATTGCATGATAAATCTATTCCTGCCATCAAGTTGATAATATAACCCCTGTAAGAGTTTTATCTATATTTCATTACAAATTCCACTTCCACATCTTTTGAAGAATTCCAATATAAACAAGGCAAATTCAAGTAAAGAGTGCTATCTTGAGGAGCACAAAAGACATCAATTCTGTCGTTCATAAAGTAAAAATAATCGACTCCCATCATTCTAGATGATATATTATTCCCAAAAGATATATTATTAAAGCATGAAGGTATGGAACCTGAAAGCAAATTACTTGAAAGATCCATGATCCTCACATTTCTTGATTCACACAACTGATTAGGAATACTGCCATGCAAGTCATTGCCTCCCAATAAAAGCACACGCAATTTGGAGAGCTGATTGATCCAAGACGAAATATTTCTAGAAAAACTATTATCCCTCAGATAAAGTGCCACTAAATCAGGACTTCTAAGAAGCACGTGGGGTATGGATCCATTTATACTGTTCTTTTGTAAAAACAGAAAGTGCAATGATGAAGCATTGAAGCAAGAAGGCATAGGCCCATATAACCCATTGTCTGAGAGGTCTAAAAATTCAAGACTACTCATATTACATAGTTGTCTGGGAAATAGACCTGATACCTTATTATTAGATATGTCCAAAAAAGATAGGGAGGAGCTGTCCAAGAAGTCTACGCCTATCATCACACTGAAGTTGTTGTTTTTCATATCCAATGTCATAAAGTCTCTCAAGTTCATATTTTGAGGAAATATGTTCCCCTGAAAATTATTGTTTGATAGAATCAATGTACAATTAAGGGTACAATTTGCAAACAGACTTCCTGGCAACTCTCCTGAGAATTTATTATGGGATAAATCCAGAGTATATAGTCCTCGTATCTCACCAATTGAAGAAGGAACATTACCGCTGAAATTATTTCTTGACATGTTTACATAGAGTAGATTTGAGAGGACCAAACCAAATTCCTTAGGCAGCACACCAGTGATGTTGTTGCTCGAAATTTCAAATTTAACCAAATCATGCTTATAATTTGGTAGATGAAAAGTTCCTGTGAATGAGTTATTCATCAAATTCATAACATATAACTTGGAGTTATTTTGCAAGATCCAAGAGGGGAATGTCCCAAACAGCATATTGTGAGAGAGATCAACGAAGCGTATGTCATATTGGTAGAGAAGAAAGCTAGGAATTGCTCTAGTTCTCACATTTAAGTTGCAATTGGACAAGTCAACGTACTTGAGTTGAAATGTAGGAAACCATGTAGGATTTTCTGTTTCCAATTCTAACCTCCTACTTCCCGAAGAGAGTAGAAACACTTCAAGCTTAGAGTAGTTAGCCAAAGTGCTAAATGTGAATAAGCCTTCAAACTCATTACCAGAAAGAAGCAAATACTTGAGGGATGTGAGTTTAGAAACAACAGATTGAAAGTTGACACTCAACTGATTGAATGACAGATCAAGAACTTGGAGGTTGGTTAAGTTGCCAATACATTCCGAAAGAGGGCCAGAAAATTGATTTCCTTGGAGACCCAACTCAATGAGACTCCTGAATTTGCATAATCCTACAATAGGAAAATATTAAGCCAATAAAATGTTGGAATATTAAGTCAATTTTGcgaatcaaccataatttttcaatagtacgcataaattttattatgtcagaatgtggaatttttttttttggctaaatTAATCAGTTTGATACCCAGAATATGTTTAACTAAACGTTAGCTTGTATAATGCGcggattaatattattttataaatgacatcattgaaaatatatttaaatatttttatataatttttaattttttacttataTATAACCTAAAAAAACTATTTtcgtaaaaaataaatataattttcaccatttaataattatgataaaaagcatgcattattattattttttataaatgtttctttttaaattaatatttttattgcttaattattacaaaaattaagaaaatttcttcaagaaaagtattttattaactattaaattaaaataaatgaaagtaatatttttatttattaattgataTAGCTATATAAGTTTTATAAATGGATTAAAATTGttaacaatattaatatgttaattaaattaatattgataaaattaaaagaaaataaaaaattttaactaatcaatttGGTAACCCAGAATATATTTAACTAGATGCTAGCACATATAATGTGCAGATTaatcttatttttttaaatgatatcATTAATTGAAAACATATTTAATGTTTAGttgtgtattttttttaattcaccTAGCTAATTATAAATTAagtgtttatttttatatgttcttTTGATACATCTATTCTCTAATATTCTTCCTTTCTAAGTCAGTATGATATTATATTTTACattaataattaaacttttaaacaATAAGTTTAtacataaaattcaataataaaaaaaaaactataatgtgatcataaaattatataatttttagtgttatcttttaattttaaaaaggaTAAGATAATAACAAAATGGAGTAAATAgtatagaattataattttcacgtttttcatgattttattatatattttttaataaaaatattatgattTTTCAAGTTTCTTTCATCAAGTGaaaacatatttttattttaataattgattttcttaaattatttctaatgtaATTGTAAAGTATTATATtcaattcaaaagaaaaaaaaataattcatgaAGGTTAAGAATAATAAGGAGATTAACGGAAAGATAATACTAAAAATGACAAAAGAAAAAGAGTTTTTTAGAAAAAGGAAGGGAAACCTCAATTTAATTTAACTATGacatgatttttttaattttattttgtaatatttgtaaagttaatgtgaataaaagttaattaaaaaaatttttgttaAATTTCAATCGAATGtcatatatatattattacatagTTAAATCTTTGATTCAATCCTAATAATACATAACAAGTTAGCGGTATGTGCACTTACACGtagttaatattatttaataatttaatttaatttttattatttaatgaaattataaatatttattaatttcataACTTCTTTTTTAtagtaaatttcaaaattttatatttaataataatcataataatgAAATCTTTTAGGTCActagaataaaaattttattttaattctattttattttattatgtttaattatgaatatttatatattataaagaCAATATTGTAATTGCATATTTCAAGAAAGATAATAATAATCATTTATCTGATTAAAAAATAATTCTTTTTCCTTTAAACCTAGTATTATATCATTTAATATtgatataaaataacataatttgtttatttataaattattatttaataaaaaatataatttacaagTTAAATTTTGAAGTGCGCTAAAAACACCAGTTATTCTATTTGTTCctccatctatatatatataatgcagtaaatataattttttttttatctttctttaTTAATTACATAAAGTATTATAtcgttaattttttaatatatattatttattaaaaaaatttatgaatttgtcATGGGATAAGTCAAGGTTGTTTAAAAAGGGGACCACAGGATACCTTTAAAAGATGAATTTGCTTATTTTATATCTaactaaataaaaataacaattgAGATAATATATGAAGTTACTTTTTGAGAGGGAGCTGTTGAATTGATTGTCACTCAAATCAAATATTTCTAAATTTGTCAGATTATTTAATTCTGAATCATATGTAGTTGTGCatgcaaaaaaaataaaaataaaataatatatattagagATGAAATTATAATATAAGTCATTTATGAAAGATTGCAAGTTACTgtttttaaatttcttaaaaaaaaaaaaactgttttgaagaaatttgataatttatctaatgcttatgtaatttgatcaCGATCTCTATTTTTTGTTATAAAGAGGAGCAAACattcaaaattaattataaagaaTAATTGCCCACTAATATTACATAAtaagaattattatttaattttctattttaataaaattaattatttaaaatatttttatttcgtTTGCTCCTTAATCTTTTCGTtcagattaaatcaagttttctaTTTAATCATTGCATTTAAAAGAGTATACATCGACTAAATAGTTCAAGGTTAGAAAATAGAAAAATTATAGAAGTTTGTTTTCAAATCACAGAGActgaatgaaatttaaaatcattaCTAAATAATATTCTATTATGCGTGTTACTTTTTTTatctattgtcacgacccaacctatgggccggaccgacactaggacctgggccagcctaaagcccccgaggcccgtagtaagccttaactgttcatttacccaattctaaggcccatttgggcccaattttgtaacaccccaaaaattttaaatttatgagtatttttggtattttaattttatttgaattttaggaatttttttgagatttttcggattttaaaaatcgggttcgattttccgaaaatataaactttgatgatttttaaaaattaatttaaagaccacgtggcaaaactaaaaatatatttggagtctacgtatttttctgagttttatggaatttttttcggaatttttggacctcgttttcggtcccgaggcagagtaaaaatttaaaattttgtatttcgaatcgagccGAATCGAATCGACCGATCGGACGGCCGAATCgacccttttccttcttcctttttcttctccgcgtcgcctctctctcttttctctcgctTTCTCTCTCCTCCGCCCTAGCCGCCGCCAGCACCAGCCAACCACGGCCACGCCTAAATCACGGAACGCCGCGAACGCGTCCCAGCAGGCTGCTgacttcctcggccaaatccgccgatccgccaccgattggaccggtcttgtgtccaaaatcatctactcggcgagagctttccatagacaccaagaacgccaaatccatcgagcggattgtccgatttttgctcgggaagattttagcccattttgacttttgggctagatttctaaaaCCGTGAATCCAcgagaaaccgaggccaccagcacgctccattcgccgagagcttcgcaacgcgacataaatttcgaatttttccgacaccgtttttctgggtcccacggaaccgcggtgtattttcgagcattaaatgagcttagaaaattctgaaaaatttatgtactaacccccgtgttatgggcttcgtgtaggtatcctcgattcgcggaaattcggcattGATCGCAAATTTGGGCGAACGGACATTcttggaaaagtctcgaattggaccgaggttttggctagccccattgtcgacgtcgagcgcgttcccgaagtcggaatcggcaaaggtaaacccgaaccttgctttttcgtaattttctagtgcttaaataggattaaaaatccataaaatattcgtggtagcttggaaaattacgattcttttcgcaatagcttagtaatattgctaaggaccgcggggcaaagttttataatttttagagctggtttaggcagtttttgcaaaaatgatcaataataaggacaaaattgaaattttgcatattgtgatgaatgactgat contains:
- the LOC131180681 gene encoding receptor-like protein 14, with protein sequence MPNFRLCKFRSLIELGLQGNQFSGPLSECIGNLTNLQVLDLSFNQLSVNFQSVVSKLTSLKYLLLSGNEFEGLFTFSTLANYSKLEVFLLSSGSRRLELETENPTWFPTFQLKYVDLSNCNLNVRTRAIPSFLLYQYDIRFVDLSHNMLFGTFPSWILQNNSKLYVMNLMNNSFTGTFHLPNYKHDLVKFEISSNNITGVLPKEFGLVLSNLLYVNMSRNNFSGNVPSSIGEIRGLYTLDLSHNKFSGELPGSLFANCTLNCTLILSNNNFQGNIFPQNMNLRDFMTLDMKNNNFSVMIGVDFLDSSSLSFLDISNNKVSGLFPRQLCNMSSLEFLDLSDNGLYGPMPSCFNASSLHFLFLQKNSINGSIPHVLLRSPDLVALYLRDNSFSRNISSWINQLSKLRVLLLGGNDLHGSIPNQLCESRNVRIMDLSSNLLSGIDLSCNELSGRIPQEIGDLHGIRSLNLSNNHLTGSIPVRFSNLRSLESLDLGNNNLNGEIPNELVVLNFLETFNVSYNNLSGRVLDKGQFGTFDENSYKGNPGLCRPLIHRSCNTDETPPPSPSIDVEEEDDGGIDMVCGEQSSPPISEVSSPPISKRSQCERRPPAYLQDYKFGDDKDLDCDPVMFKEAANDDRWIKAMNEEIHAIERDNT